One window of the Podospora pseudocomata strain CBS 415.72m chromosome 7, whole genome shotgun sequence genome contains the following:
- the hmt1 gene encoding ATP-binding cassette-type vacuolar membrane transporter Hmt1 (COG:Q; EggNog:ENOG503NV8N) — translation MDALLQTSGPEHDGQQYVKAFAQVTYETTQKCYPVVLLLAFIISAGIHSIAKSRTEEELLIPTATGPGGKPLPITKRKREHRDQQSLYSTDGCNGGISIQVFRYLVGALILSFAANAAATALHVWQSSKVGGELWWCGEERVVYVVGAAFLYIYVLITLFDWDDSPTPVHSIIWVLGLFGEAIILLSFVCTLATGKYVLDGEEMGALRENPLGFWDLTDLGIGGVRLLIVVFLVSMYALVASKRRLEERRLLDEEANRSDSDETSPLLSHSGTATPYNRGRSRQNSDYGGTRNVNKNANNDPEGGYQQCEDNAAFYRPDKLPHKTWFEYCRGYSIFFPYLWPSNSTKLKLIVLLCFLLEVSQRVVNIMVPEQIKTVTDTLAKNFDHPNTGTGAKIAAGLTGIFSFSGGKDNGENPGNTGAPWFDLGLFIALKLLQGPSGLLGSARSILWIPVSQHTYRALTTAAFEHVHSLSLDFHLGKRTGEVLSALNKGASINQFLEQVTFQVVPMLVDLLLAIGWFYFRYGAMYALFVSIITFYYLYLTIRMAATRSDQRRDMVNADREEEAVKNDSITSYETVKYFNAEQHEFARYRNAIVNFQTAEAKVTWGINHMNMCQSIVFMCGLLVVLLTCGYEVSQGTRTVGEFTSLVTYLAQLQGPLNFFGSFYRTIQQAMISGERLLELFKIQPTVVDSPGAVPLQESTGHIKWENVGFSYDNRRTALHDLSFECKPGTTTAFVGESGGGKSTVFRLMFRYYNPKAGRLLIEGQDVQDLTIDSVRRAIGVVPQDTILFNETLMYNLRYANPSASDEEIYEACRAAAIHDRIMSFPDGYNTKVGERGLRLSGGEKQRVAIARTILKNPKIIMLDEATSALDGETEQKIQSKLISGKFGQGRTLLIIAHRLSTITHADQIIVLHAGTMVEKGTHEELLALNGRYAAMWEKHCRAERAAEHARDATRKAKKLMGYANISRPSGANGYDSMLSSAILPTAMNSPTLAPKHDDSRSISSNDSHHSGSGSDGTLQEEDDEQPEKLQPNGVKQDEERRPLLYSFPSGTTAGRSTDAPDRV, via the exons ATGGACGCGCTGCTCCAAACCAGCGGTCCGGAGCATGATGGCCAACAATACGTCAAAGCCTTTGCCCAGGTGACATACGAAACGACTCAGAAATGCTATCCGGTCGTGCTGCTTCTCGCCTTTATTATCTCGGCCGGCATCCATAGCATCGCCAAATCGAGGACTGAGGAAGAACTCCTGATTCCGACAGCCACAGGTCCAGGTGGCAAGCCGCTGCCCATTACGAAGCGAAAACGGGAGCACCGAGATCAGCAATCGTTATATTCCACCGACGGCTGCAACGGAGGCATCTCAATTCAGGTTTTTCGGTATTTGGTGGGCGCCTTGATTTTGTCGTTTGCTGCCAATGCGGCTGCAACTGCCCTGCATGTCTGGCAATCCAGcaaggttggaggagagctgtggtggtgtggggaggagagagtt GTCTACGTCGTGGGCGCGGCGTTCTTATACATTTACGTTTTAATCACCCTCTTTGACTGGGATGACAGCCCGACGCCAGTGCACTCGATAATATGGGTGCTTGGTCTTTTTGGGGAAGCCATTATCCTTTTATCGTTTGTCTGCACCCTCGCCACTGGGAAATATGTCTTGGACGGCGAGGAGATGGGGGCTCTCCGAGAAAACCCACTGGGTTTCTGGGACTTGACAGATCTGGGCATTGGAGGTGTCCGGCTGCTCATTGTTGTGTTTTTGGTCAGCATGTACGCCCTCGTCGCATCAAAAAGACGCCTGGAAGAACGGCGGCTTTTGGACGAAGAGGCGAACCGGTCGGACTCGGATGAAACGAGCCCGCTTCTTTCGCACAGCGGAACCGCAACACCTTACAACCGTGGACGATCAAGACAAAACTCGGATTATGGAGGCACCCGCAATGTCAACAAAAATGCCAACAACGATCCTGAAGGCGGTTACCAGCAATGCGAGGACAATGCCGCCTTTTACCGACCCGACAAACTGCCGCATAAAACCTGGTTCGAATATTGCCGTGGATACTCGATCTTCTTCCCCTATCTCTGGCCCAGCAATTCgaccaagctcaagctcatcGTCTTGTTGTGTTTTCTGCTGGAAGTCTCGCAGCGTGTCGTCAATATCATGGTCCCCGAACAGATCAAGACTGTGACAGATACCCTTGCCAAGAATTTCGACCACCCCAACACCGGAACAGGTGCCAAAATTGCCGCTGGCTTGACGGGAATCTTCAGCTTCTCTGGCGGCAAAGATAACGGTGAAAACCCTGGCAATACTGGGGCTCCGTGGTTTGATCTCGGGCTCTTCATTGCGCTCAAGCTTCTCCAAGGCCCATCCGGATTGCTGGGATCAGCCCGCTCCATTCTTTGGATTCCCGTATCTCAGCACACCTATCGCGCCCTCACGACAGCAGCTTTCGAACATGTTCACTCCCTGTCTCTGGATTTCCACTTGGGAAAGCGCACTGGTGAAGTGCTCTCTGCTCTTAACAAGGGTGCCTCGATCAACCAGTTCTTGGAACAGGTCACCTTCCAGGTTGTGCCAATGTTGGTCGATCTTTTGCTCGCCATCGGCTGGTTTTACTTCCGTTACGGAGCGATGTATGCACTTTTTGTGTCCATCATCACGTTTTACTACCTCTACTTGACCATTCGCATGGCTGCCACTAGATCTGATCAACGACGCGACATGGTCAATGCCGAccgcgaggaagaggctgtcaAAAACGACTCGATCACATCATACGAGACGGTCAAATACTTCAACGCCGAGCAGCACGAATTTGCGCGGTATCGCAATGCCATTGTCAATTTCCAGACGGCAGAGGCCAAGGTTACATGGGGCATCAATCATATGAACATGTGCCAGTCGATTGTGTTCATGTGCGGTTTGCTGGTTGTCCTCTTGACCTGTGGCTATGAAGTATCTCAGGGGACACGCACTGTCGGTGAATTCACGTCCTTGGTCACGTATCTCGCCCAGCTGCAAGGCCCGCTCAACTTCTTTGGCTCGTTCTACCGTACGATTCAGCAGGCCATGATCTCGGGTGAGAGACTGCTTGAATTGTTCAAGATCCAGCCTACTGTGGTTGACAGCCCCGGGGCAGTCCCCCTGCAGGAGAGCACCGGCCATATCAAGTGGGAGAACGTTGGCTTTTCATACGACAACCGCAGAACCGCCCTTCACGATCTGTCATTTGAGTGCAAGCCCGGCACGACCACCGCTTTTGTGGGAGAGTCTGGCGGAGGCAAGTCGACTGTCTTCCGGCTCATGTTCCGGTATTACAACCCCAAAGCCGGAAGACTTTTGATCGAAGGCCAGGATGTTCAAGACCTCACCATTGACTCGGTGCGCCGCGCCATTGGTGTTGTTCCTCAGGACACGATCCTCTTCAACGAGACGCTCATGTACAACCTCCGCTATGCCAACCCCAGCGCATCCGACGAAGAGATCTATGAGGCGTGCCGGGCTGCTGCCATTCACGACCGCATCATGAGCTTCCCTGATGGCTACAACACCAAGGTGGGAGAGCGAGGCCTCCGGCTCAGCGGTGGCGAGAAGCAACGCGTGGCGATTGCGCGAACAATTCTCAAGAACCCCAAGATCATCATGCTGGATGAGGCGACGTCGGCACTTGATGGAGAAACAGAGCAAAAGATCCAGTCGAAGCTGATTAGTGGCAAGTTCGGACAAGGCCGCACCTTGTTGATTATTGC TCACCGACTGTCGACCATCACTCACGCAGACCAGATCATTGTTCTCCATGCCGGCACCATGGTGGAGAAGGGCACTCACGAGGAGCTTCTGGCCCTCAACGGTCGCTACGCCGCCATGTGGGAAAAGCACTGCCGCGCCGAACGTGCGGCCGAACATGCTCGCGACGCAACACGGaaagccaagaagctcatgGGCTATGCAAACATTTCTAGGCCCAGCGGTGCGAATGGCTACGATAGCATGTTGTCATCCGCCATCCTGCCTACGGCCATGAACAGCCCTACGCTCGCACCGAAGCATGACGACAGCCGCTCCATCAGCTCGAATGATAGCCATCATTCTGGCAGTGGCTCTGACGGCACGCttcaagaggaggacgacgagcaGCCGGAAAAGTTGCAGCCCAACGGGGTGAAGCAAGACGAGGAGCGTAGGCCGCTTCTGTACTCGTTCCCCTCGGGCACCACAGCTGGCCGCTCGACGGATGCCCCGGACCGTGTTTGA